The nucleotide window ATCCGCGCCAACATGCTCACGTATTCGATCTGGGCGGGCAACTATGCCCTCGTGATGGCGCCCCAGCAGCGCGAGCTGCTCGGCGCCGCGGGCTGGTCGAAGCAGGACGTGCGCGAGTACGTCTTCGAGCGCGCGCGCGTCACCCGCGGCGAGTGGCGGACGGTGGGCAAGGCGGCCGTGGCGGGCGGGAAGGACGAGGCGCGCGTGTACACGGCGCTCCGGTCGCCCGACGATCTCCTGCTCGTGGCCGCCGGCGGTCCGGCCGGCGGCTTCGGCGTGATCGTGCCGCCGTGGTACGGAGCCAAGTCCCTGGCCGTCACCGAGATCATCCGCGCTCCCGCGGCGGAGGAGAGGGCAACCGCATGAGCATCCGCGTGCTCGACCCGCGCCTCGACCCCGAGGGCGAGGCCCCCCGCCTGGCGCCGCCGCTCGCCTCGCTCCGCGGCGCCACCGTGGGGTTCATCGACAACGCCAAGATCGGCACCGCGCGCTTCTTCGATCATCTCGAGGCGCTGCTGCGGGAGCGCGACGGCGTCCGCGAGGTCATCCGCCGGCGCAAGCCGGATTCGAGCCGGCCGGCGCCGAGGGAGATGCTCGCCGAGCTGTCGGCGGCCGACGCCATCGTCTCCGCCGTCGGCGACTGAGGGAGCTGTTCGTCGTGCAGTCTGCACGACGCGATCTCGTCGGAGCGGCTCGGCATCCCCGCGGCGGCGGTGATCACCGACCGCTTCGAGGTCACTGCCCGCGCCATGGCCCGGGCGAGCGGGCTCCCCGACTATCCGTTCGCGGTCATCGCGCACCCGATCGCGGGCAATACGGACGAGGCACTGCGGGACAAGGCGGCGGCCATCCACGGCGCCCTCGTGCGCTTGCTCACCGAGCGGGCCCGCACGTAGTGGCCGGGCGAGGGGGCGGGGCGGGGGCGATCAGGGCGCGGCACCCCGCCGTGAGCGAGTCGTGTTCACGACCATGGGCGTGCCCAGGCAGGAGCGGCCCAGGAGGTTCGACGGAGGCGCCATGGGCTGGGTCATCGTGGAATTCCCCGGATCTCGGGAAGTCTTCGTCGACGACAAGACTCAGGGCTCCAACCGGGACGTCGACGGGTACTATCGCACGCTCCTCGTCGAGGACGGCCTGCACACCTTCCGCCTGAGCGGCACCGATGTGGCGCCACCGTTCCAGGACGCGAGGGTGAAGAACACGGGCATCCTCCACCCCCTCCGCGTCGTCTTCACGCAGGTGTAGGCATGCGCACGCTCGGCGCCCTCGTCCTCGCCTTTCTCGTCGCCGGGTGTGCGGGGCCCGTGAACAGGAAGCTCGGGATGTTCGACGGCACCAGCGGGTATCGCTACGACACGCTTTCGAAGGACGGCAACGGCGACGAGCTGTTCGTGGTCCTCGCCTTCTCCGGGGGCGGCACGCGGGCGGCCGCCTTCTCCTATGGCGTGATGGAGGCGCTCCGGGACGCGCGCCACACGGGCGGCCGCCCCCTGCTCGAGGACGTCGACGTCATCTCGTCCGTGTCGGGCGGCAGCTTCACCGCGGCCTACTACGGGCTGTTCCGAGACGCCATGTTCACGGACGCGGGCCGCGACACGTTCCTGCACGAGAAGATCCAGTTCCAGAGCGCCCTCATCGGGCGCGCGCTCGCGCCGTGGACCTGGGTCCGCCTCATGTCGCCGAGCTTCGACCGCATCAATCTCGCCGCCGAGCTGTACGACGGGCAGATCTTCGAGGGCAAGACGTTCCGCGACCTCATGGGGCGCAAGCCGTACATCATCCTCAACGCCACCGACATGTCGCTCGGCCAGCGGTTCGAGTTCACGCAGGACCAGTTCGACCTGCTGTGCTCCGACCTCGCCTCGGTGAAGATCGCCACCGGCGTGGCCGCGTCCTCGGCGTTTCCCGGCCTGCTCAGCCCGCTCACCGTGACGAACTACGCGGCCGGGGGCTGCAACTATCAGGAGCCGACGTGGCTCAGGAACGCCAAGGCCCGCGACAACCCCGCGCGGCGGCGTGTGCGCGGACGCGACGCGGCCTCCTATCAGGACCAGAAGGCCGAGCGGCCGTTCGTTCACCTCCTCGACGGTGGTCTCGCGGACAACATCGGCCTCCGCGGCCCCTACCTGGCGCTCACCAGCGGGGACAGCGGCTGGAGCCTCATCCAGGGGATGAACCAGGGCGTCGTCCAGCGCGTCGTCGTCATCACCGCGAACGCCAAGACGAAGCACCGCACGACCTGGGACGCGCGCCGGTCCGCTCCGGGCCTCTTCTCCGTCCTGGGCTTCGTCACCACGGGACCGATGGACAACTACTCGTTCGACACGGTGCAGCTCGTCACCGACTACTTCGATCGCCTGCGCGAGTCGTTCCAGGACTACGCGGCGTGCCGGGCCCGCCTGGAGGCCTGCGGCCAGCCGCTGCCTGGCGTGGCGCAGCCCGTCCCCCTGCACGCCGTCGAGGTCTCGTTCGACGGGTTCCACGGCAGCCCGGACCGCGATCGCCTGCGCCGGTGCCTGGAGGAGCTCCCCACGTCGTTCCAGCTCTCCGACGACCAGGTCGAGCTGCTGCGTCGCGCGGGCTATGTCCTGGTGATGACATCCGCCGACTTCAACGACGCGATGAAGGCCATCGACGACGGCTGGACGCCGAGGCCCGCCGCGATGGACGCGGCGCTCGTCGACCGCGCCTGCCCGGCGACGCAGAAGTGAGCGCGCCACTCCACGTCAGCCAGGTCCTCGAAGCCGAGTACGGGGCACTCCACGCGCCGCTGCCGTCCGGCGAGACGACCTGGCTCCTTCGCCCGGATCACCTCATCGATCCGGCCGGACTCCTCGGGCGGCTGCGCGACCCAGCGGACCGGGTGTCCGCGGCCCTCCGACCGCGGCTCGCTGCCGGCCTGGCCGCGCCGGCCGATGCCACGGCGCTGGTCGCGATGCTGAACCCGCTCCTCCAGTCGCAGCAGGTCCTCTGCGACGCCCGGCTGCTCGAGGGGGACGTCGACGAGGAGCTGGCAACGCTCCTGGCGCAGCATCCGACGGGCGACGATCTCGTCCACGTGAACCGGCTTCTCCTCGACGCGGCCTACCGTGGATTGATCGTGCCCGTGCATCAGGCGCGCCTGGCCGCGATCTGGGAGCGGATGCGCGCCGCGAAGCTGGCCGCCCTCTGCCTGTCGGGCGGCGGCATCCGCAGCGCCACGTTCGCGCTCGGCGTGTTGCAGGGCTTGGCCCGGGCAGGCCTGTTGAGCCGCTTCGACTATCTCTCGACGGTATCGGGTGGCGGCTTCATCGGAAGCTGGCTCACCGCCTGGAGCCACCGACACCCGCAAGGCGCGCCGGGCGTCGTCGCCGAGCTGGCCGCCCCGCCAACCTCGGGCCTCACGCCGGAACTGCGCCCCATCCACCGCCTCCGCGAGTACAGCAACTACTTGAGCCCCCGCCTCGGCCTGCTCTCGGCCGATACGTGGACGCTTGCCGCGACCTACCTCCGCAATCTGTTCCTCAACTGGCTCGTGCTGGTGCCACTTCTCGCCGCCGTGCTGGCGCTGCCGCGCCTGGTCGTGGCACTCTACGCCGTCGCGCCGGCCCCGGCCTCGGTCAACGTCGGCGGGTGGGCGCTCGGATGGCCCGAGGCGCTGCTGGTCGTCGGGTTCCTCCTGAGCGTCCTGGCGATCGCCTGCATCGGGTACGAGCGCCCGAGCTACCGCGACCACCGGCCACCGGAGCGCAGGCAGGGCCTGGGGCAGGGCCAGTTCCTCGTGTGGTGCCTCCTGCCCCTTGTCGTGTCAGCGCTCTTGCTGACGCTCTACTGGCGCTGGCGGGGCACGCCCGAGCTGAGCGGGCGGGACTGGGGGGGCTTCGCGCTCTTCGGCGTCCTCCTTCATGTCGCCGCATTCGCGGTCTATTCCTGGCGCCTCCATCTCTGGGATCGGGTGAGCCTCCTGGTCGTCGCCCTCACCGGCGTCCTCGGCGGCCTGGCCGGCGGCGTCCTGGCCGATGTGGTGCTCCCGAGCCTCGAGCAGACCCCGCATCTCGGCGCGGCGCTCGCCGTCCCGCTGGTGCTGGCCGCGGTGCTCGTGGCCGCCACGCTCTTCATCGGCTTCGCCAGCCGGATGACCAGCGACGAGGACCGGGAGTGGTGGTCCCGGGCGGGCGCCTGGATCATGATCGCGATGGTGGGGTGGAGCGTGCCGAGCGCGATCGTGATCTGGGGGCCGGAGTGGATCGCCGACCTCAAGCGATGGGTCGGTTCGCTGGGCGGCGTCGCGGCCGCCGTGACGGTGCTGCTCGGGGCCAGCGCCCGCACCGCAGCCTCCGAGCGGACGGAGCGGTCGAGCAAGCTCCTCTCGCTCGTGCGCGCCCGCGCACCGGTCCTGGCCGCACCGGTCCTTGCGGCCTGCATCGCCGTGTTCCTGTCGATGGGAACCGACTGGGCCCTCGTCGGGCTCGACTGGGTCCGGGCGAAGCTGCCCTCGTGGGCGGCGCCCGCGACGGCGCTCCCGAGGGACGCGACGCGCCATTCCGAGATCGTCGCTGGGGCCGACGTGTGGCTCGTCCTGGCGTTGATCGTCGGACTCGTCGTGGTGAGCGTCGCGATGAGCGTGGTGGTGAACGTCAACAAGTTCTCGCTCCACGCGATGTACCGGAACCGGTTGATCCGCGCCTACATCGGCGCCTCGCGCGTGCCGCGCCGCCCCAACCGATTCACCGGCTTCGACCGCGAAGACAACGTGTACCTGCGAGACCTCCAGGTCGTGCGCCCGCTCCACGTCGTGAACATGGCCCTCAACCTCGTCGCCGGCGACAAGCTCGCCTGGCAGGAGCGCAAGGCGGAGACCTTCACCATCACGAAGCTCCACGCCGGCAGCTACCACGTGGGGT belongs to Candidatus Rokuibacteriota bacterium and includes:
- a CDS encoding patatin-like phospholipase family protein; this translates as MRAAKLAALCLSGGGIRSATFALGVLQGLARAGLLSRFDYLSTVSGGGFIGSWLTAWSHRHPQGAPGVVAELAAPPTSGLTPELRPIHRLREYSNYLSPRLGLLSADTWTLAATYLRNLFLNWLVLVPLLAAVLALPRLVVALYAVAPAPASVNVGGWALGWPEALLVVGFLLSVLAIACIGYERPSYRDHRPPERRQGLGQGQFLVWCLLPLVVSALLLTLYWRWRGTPELSGRDWGGFALFGVLLHVAAFAVYSWRLHLWDRVSLLVVALTGVLGGLAGGVLADVVLPSLEQTPHLGAALAVPLVLAAVLVAATLFIGFASRMTSDEDREWWSRAGAWIMIAMVGWSVPSAIVIWGPEWIADLKRWVGSLGGVAAAVTVLLGASARTAASERTERSSKLLSLVRARAPVLAAPVLAACIAVFLSMGTDWALVGLDWVRAKLPSWAAPATALPRDATRHSEIVAGADVWLVLALIVGLVVVSVAMSVVVNVNKFSLHAMYRNRLIRAYIGASRVPRRPNRFTGFDREDNVYLRDLQVVRPLHVVNMALNLVAGDKLAWQERKAETFTITKLHAGSYHVGYRPSGDYGGPSGMSLGTAVAISGAAASPNMGYHSSPLVTFLMTLFNARLGWWLGNPGVHGAYTYRNRSPRLAFLAILAEALGLTNDRRRYVYLSDGGHFDNLGLVEMILRRCQIVVVSDAGCDPQCGFDDLGSAIRKIRIDLGVEIEMEAMKMRPRGRGPGACCAVGRIRYSAVDGTSAADDGWLVYVKPALGGGEPADVVAYARRSKEFPQEPTADQWFSESQFESYRRLGLWEIEAILRAGPPADLADFVTRAQQHVQAVP
- a CDS encoding patatin-like phospholipase family protein — encoded protein: MRTLGALVLAFLVAGCAGPVNRKLGMFDGTSGYRYDTLSKDGNGDELFVVLAFSGGGTRAAAFSYGVMEALRDARHTGGRPLLEDVDVISSVSGGSFTAAYYGLFRDAMFTDAGRDTFLHEKIQFQSALIGRALAPWTWVRLMSPSFDRINLAAELYDGQIFEGKTFRDLMGRKPYIILNATDMSLGQRFEFTQDQFDLLCSDLASVKIATGVAASSAFPGLLSPLTVTNYAAGGCNYQEPTWLRNAKARDNPARRRVRGRDAASYQDQKAERPFVHLLDGGLADNIGLRGPYLALTSGDSGWSLIQGMNQGVVQRVVVITANAKTKHRTTWDARRSAPGLFSVLGFVTTGPMDNYSFDTVQLVTDYFDRLRESFQDYAACRARLEACGQPLPGVAQPVPLHAVEVSFDGFHGSPDRDRLRRCLEELPTSFQLSDDQVELLRRAGYVLVMTSADFNDAMKAIDDGWTPRPAAMDAALVDRACPATQK